From a single Parambassis ranga chromosome 2, fParRan2.1, whole genome shotgun sequence genomic region:
- the LOC114427771 gene encoding lamin-A-like isoform X3, translated as MATPKNTPRGGNTPLSPNRITRLQEKEDLCNLNDRLAVYIDKVRSLEVENAGLRLRITESETEVSRELTGLKAAYETELADARQTLDSVAKERARLQLELGKLKEDYKELKARNTKKESELTGALQRLKDLEALLNSKDASLTTALGEKRNLEVENRDLKAQVAKLDSGLDDARKKLQDEMLRRVDGENRIQTLKEELEFQKNLHSEELRETKRRHESRMVELDNGHQQEFESKLSEALAEMRNQHELQVNMYKEEIEKTYNAKLENARQSADRSSHLVGAAHEELQQTRIRLESTSAQLSQLQKQLAAREAKIRDLEDALSRERDTTRRLLGEKEKEMAEMRQQMQQQLDEYQELLDVKLALDMEINAYRKLLEGEEERLRLSPSPPPIRVTGSRTSTRSLHCSAQSSPAKRRRPNDTDSEASSFAGGAVARTRITQQASASGRVTVDEVDLDGKYVRLSNKADEDQNLGNWQVKRQVGSGVPISFKFPAKFTLKAGQRVTIWASNAGGTHSPPSDLVWKTQPTWGTGDLFQTTLINASGEMAMRKVTRTQLEEEDDDMVAHSTCGDSEYNLRSRTVVCGSCGLPSDKSGSCSVSSASRSFRSGGISEGLLPHSYMFSASTPRKTGARLENCPIM; from the exons ATGGCGACACCCAAAAACACTCCGCGAGGTGGAAACACACCGCTCTCCCCCAACCGCATCACCCGGctgcaggagaaggaggacCTCTGCAACCTCAACGACCGCCTGGCCGTCTACATCGACAAGGTCCGGTCCCTGGAGGTGGAAAATGCCGGACTGCGCCTGCGCATCACCGAGTCTGAGACGGAAGTTAGCCGGGAGCTGACGGGTCTGAAGGCGGCGTACGAGACGGAGCTGGCCGACGCCCGGCAGACTCTGGACTCGGTGGCCAAAGAACGAGCGCGGCTGCAGCTGGAGCTCGGCAAGCTGAAGGAGGACTACAAGGAGCTGAAGGCCAG gaACACCAAAAAGGAGTCCGAGTTAACAGGAGCGCTGCAGAGACTCAAAGACCTGGAGGCACTGCTGAACTCCAAGGACGCGTCCTTGACTACGGCTCTGGGAGAGAAGCGCAACCTGGAGGTGGAAAACAGGGACCTGAAGGCACAGGTTGCCAAG CTGGACAGTGGTCTGGACGATGCCAGGAAGAAGTTGCAGGATGAGATGCTGAGGAGGGTGGACGGAGAGAATCGCATCCAGACTCTTAAAGAGGAGCTGGAGTTCCAAAAGAACCTCCactctgag GAGCTGCGGGAGACTAAGAGGCGCCACGAGTCGCGTATGGTGGAGCTGGATAACGGCCATCAGCAGGAGTTTGAAAGCAAACTGTCCGAGGCGCTGGCAGAGATGCGGAACCAGCACGAGCTGCAGGTTAACATGTACAAGGAGGAGATCGAGAAGACCTACAATGCAAAG CTGGAGAACGCCCGTCAGTCGGCGGACAGGAGCAGCCACCTGGTGGGTGCAGCACACGAGGAGCTCCAGCAGACACGCATCCGCCTGGAGTCCACgtcagctcagctcagccagCTGCAGAAGCAG CTGGCAGCCCGTGAGGCAAAGATAAGGGACCTGGAGGACGCTCTGTCCAGGGAGCGGGACACCACGCGCCGCCTGCTGggtgagaaggaaaaagaaatggCAGAGATGCGgcagcagatgcagcagcagctggatgagTATCAGGAGCTGCTTGATGTCAAGCTGGCCCTGGACATGGAGATAAATGCGtacaggaagctgctggagggggaggaggagag GCTGCGCCTGTCCCCCAGCCCGCCTCCCATCAGAGTGACAGGAAGTCGCACCTCTACTCGATCGCTCCACTGCAGTGCTCAGAGCTCGCCCGCTAAGAGACGCCGTCCCAACGACACTGACAGCGAGGCCTCTAGCTTCGCGGGTGGAGCTGTGGCCCGCACTCGCATCACCCAGCAGGCCTCAGCCAGCGGGCGCGTCACCGTGGATGAGGTGGACCTGGACGGGAAATACGTTAGACTCAGCAACAAAGCAGACGAG GATCAGAATCTGGGGAACTGGCAGGTGAAGCGGCAGGTGGGCTCCGGCGTTCCAATCAGCTTCAAGTTCCCGGCTAAATTCACCCTGAAGGCCGGGCAGAGAGTGACG ATATGGGCCTCTAATGCTGGAGGAACCCACAGTCCTCCATCTGACCTGGTGTGGAAGACTCAGCCCACATGGGGCACTGGAGATCTGTTCCAGACCACCCTGATCAATGCCAGTGGAGAG ATGGCGATGAGGAAGGTCACACGCACACAGttggaagaagaagatgatgacatG GTGGCTCACAGCACCTGTGGGGACAGCGAGTACAACCTGCGCAGCCGGACGGTGGTGTGTGGCTCCTGCGGACTTCCCTCAGACAAATCTGGCAGCTGCTCCGTGTCCTCGGCTTCTCGCTCCTTCCGCAGCGGAGGCATCTCTGAAGGTTTACTGCCGCACTCCTACATGTTCAGCGCCAGCACACCTCGCAAG ACTGGAGCCAGACTGGAGAACTGTCCAATCATGTGA
- the LOC114427771 gene encoding lamin-A-like isoform X2, which yields MATPKNTPRGGNTPLSPNRITRLQEKEDLCNLNDRLAVYIDKVRSLEVENAGLRLRITESETEVSRELTGLKAAYETELADARQTLDSVAKERARLQLELGKLKEDYKELKARNTKKESELTGALQRLKDLEALLNSKDASLTTALGEKRNLEVENRDLKAQVAKLDSGLDDARKKLQDEMLRRVDGENRIQTLKEELEFQKNLHSEELRETKRRHESRMVELDNGHQQEFESKLSEALAEMRNQHELQVNMYKEEIEKTYNAKLENARQSADRSSHLVGAAHEELQQTRIRLESTSAQLSQLQKQLAAREAKIRDLEDALSRERDTTRRLLGEKEKEMAEMRQQMQQQLDEYQELLDVKLALDMEINAYRKLLEGEEERLRLSPSPPPIRVTGSRTSTRSLHCSAQSSPAKRRRPNDTDSEASSFAGGAVARTRITQQASASGRVTVDEVDLDGKYVRLSNKADEDQNLGNWQVKRQVGSGVPISFKFPAKFTLKAGQRVTIWASNAGGTHSPPSDLVWKTQPTWGTGDLFQTTLINASGEEMAMRKVTRTQLEEEDDDMVAHSTCGDSEYNLRSRTVVCGSCGLPSDKSGSCSVSSASRSFRSGGISEGLLPHSYMFSASTPRKTGARLENCPIM from the exons ATGGCGACACCCAAAAACACTCCGCGAGGTGGAAACACACCGCTCTCCCCCAACCGCATCACCCGGctgcaggagaaggaggacCTCTGCAACCTCAACGACCGCCTGGCCGTCTACATCGACAAGGTCCGGTCCCTGGAGGTGGAAAATGCCGGACTGCGCCTGCGCATCACCGAGTCTGAGACGGAAGTTAGCCGGGAGCTGACGGGTCTGAAGGCGGCGTACGAGACGGAGCTGGCCGACGCCCGGCAGACTCTGGACTCGGTGGCCAAAGAACGAGCGCGGCTGCAGCTGGAGCTCGGCAAGCTGAAGGAGGACTACAAGGAGCTGAAGGCCAG gaACACCAAAAAGGAGTCCGAGTTAACAGGAGCGCTGCAGAGACTCAAAGACCTGGAGGCACTGCTGAACTCCAAGGACGCGTCCTTGACTACGGCTCTGGGAGAGAAGCGCAACCTGGAGGTGGAAAACAGGGACCTGAAGGCACAGGTTGCCAAG CTGGACAGTGGTCTGGACGATGCCAGGAAGAAGTTGCAGGATGAGATGCTGAGGAGGGTGGACGGAGAGAATCGCATCCAGACTCTTAAAGAGGAGCTGGAGTTCCAAAAGAACCTCCactctgag GAGCTGCGGGAGACTAAGAGGCGCCACGAGTCGCGTATGGTGGAGCTGGATAACGGCCATCAGCAGGAGTTTGAAAGCAAACTGTCCGAGGCGCTGGCAGAGATGCGGAACCAGCACGAGCTGCAGGTTAACATGTACAAGGAGGAGATCGAGAAGACCTACAATGCAAAG CTGGAGAACGCCCGTCAGTCGGCGGACAGGAGCAGCCACCTGGTGGGTGCAGCACACGAGGAGCTCCAGCAGACACGCATCCGCCTGGAGTCCACgtcagctcagctcagccagCTGCAGAAGCAG CTGGCAGCCCGTGAGGCAAAGATAAGGGACCTGGAGGACGCTCTGTCCAGGGAGCGGGACACCACGCGCCGCCTGCTGggtgagaaggaaaaagaaatggCAGAGATGCGgcagcagatgcagcagcagctggatgagTATCAGGAGCTGCTTGATGTCAAGCTGGCCCTGGACATGGAGATAAATGCGtacaggaagctgctggagggggaggaggagag GCTGCGCCTGTCCCCCAGCCCGCCTCCCATCAGAGTGACAGGAAGTCGCACCTCTACTCGATCGCTCCACTGCAGTGCTCAGAGCTCGCCCGCTAAGAGACGCCGTCCCAACGACACTGACAGCGAGGCCTCTAGCTTCGCGGGTGGAGCTGTGGCCCGCACTCGCATCACCCAGCAGGCCTCAGCCAGCGGGCGCGTCACCGTGGATGAGGTGGACCTGGACGGGAAATACGTTAGACTCAGCAACAAAGCAGACGAG GATCAGAATCTGGGGAACTGGCAGGTGAAGCGGCAGGTGGGCTCCGGCGTTCCAATCAGCTTCAAGTTCCCGGCTAAATTCACCCTGAAGGCCGGGCAGAGAGTGACG ATATGGGCCTCTAATGCTGGAGGAACCCACAGTCCTCCATCTGACCTGGTGTGGAAGACTCAGCCCACATGGGGCACTGGAGATCTGTTCCAGACCACCCTGATCAATGCCAGTGGAGAG GAGATGGCGATGAGGAAGGTCACACGCACACAGttggaagaagaagatgatgacatG GTGGCTCACAGCACCTGTGGGGACAGCGAGTACAACCTGCGCAGCCGGACGGTGGTGTGTGGCTCCTGCGGACTTCCCTCAGACAAATCTGGCAGCTGCTCCGTGTCCTCGGCTTCTCGCTCCTTCCGCAGCGGAGGCATCTCTGAAGGTTTACTGCCGCACTCCTACATGTTCAGCGCCAGCACACCTCGCAAG ACTGGAGCCAGACTGGAGAACTGTCCAATCATGTGA
- the LOC114427771 gene encoding lamin-A-like isoform X1, whose product MATPKNTPRGGNTPLSPNRITRLQEKEDLCNLNDRLAVYIDKVRSLEVENAGLRLRITESETEVSRELTGLKAAYETELADARQTLDSVAKERARLQLELGKLKEDYKELKARNTKKESELTGALQRLKDLEALLNSKDASLTTALGEKRNLEVENRDLKAQVAKLDSGLDDARKKLQDEMLRRVDGENRIQTLKEELEFQKNLHSEELRETKRRHESRMVELDNGHQQEFESKLSEALAEMRNQHELQVNMYKEEIEKTYNAKLENARQSADRSSHLVGAAHEELQQTRIRLESTSAQLSQLQKQLAAREAKIRDLEDALSRERDTTRRLLGEKEKEMAEMRQQMQQQLDEYQELLDVKLALDMEINAYRKLLEGEEERLRLSPSPPPIRVTGSRTSTRSLHCSAQSSPAKRRRPNDTDSEASSFAGGAVARTRITQQASASGRVTVDEVDLDGKYVRLSNKADEDQNLGNWQVKRQVGSGVPISFKFPAKFTLKAGQRVTIWASNAGGTHSPPSDLVWKTQPTWGTGDLFQTTLINASGEEMAMRKVTRTQLEEEDDDMQVAHSTCGDSEYNLRSRTVVCGSCGLPSDKSGSCSVSSASRSFRSGGISEGLLPHSYMFSASTPRKTGARLENCPIM is encoded by the exons ATGGCGACACCCAAAAACACTCCGCGAGGTGGAAACACACCGCTCTCCCCCAACCGCATCACCCGGctgcaggagaaggaggacCTCTGCAACCTCAACGACCGCCTGGCCGTCTACATCGACAAGGTCCGGTCCCTGGAGGTGGAAAATGCCGGACTGCGCCTGCGCATCACCGAGTCTGAGACGGAAGTTAGCCGGGAGCTGACGGGTCTGAAGGCGGCGTACGAGACGGAGCTGGCCGACGCCCGGCAGACTCTGGACTCGGTGGCCAAAGAACGAGCGCGGCTGCAGCTGGAGCTCGGCAAGCTGAAGGAGGACTACAAGGAGCTGAAGGCCAG gaACACCAAAAAGGAGTCCGAGTTAACAGGAGCGCTGCAGAGACTCAAAGACCTGGAGGCACTGCTGAACTCCAAGGACGCGTCCTTGACTACGGCTCTGGGAGAGAAGCGCAACCTGGAGGTGGAAAACAGGGACCTGAAGGCACAGGTTGCCAAG CTGGACAGTGGTCTGGACGATGCCAGGAAGAAGTTGCAGGATGAGATGCTGAGGAGGGTGGACGGAGAGAATCGCATCCAGACTCTTAAAGAGGAGCTGGAGTTCCAAAAGAACCTCCactctgag GAGCTGCGGGAGACTAAGAGGCGCCACGAGTCGCGTATGGTGGAGCTGGATAACGGCCATCAGCAGGAGTTTGAAAGCAAACTGTCCGAGGCGCTGGCAGAGATGCGGAACCAGCACGAGCTGCAGGTTAACATGTACAAGGAGGAGATCGAGAAGACCTACAATGCAAAG CTGGAGAACGCCCGTCAGTCGGCGGACAGGAGCAGCCACCTGGTGGGTGCAGCACACGAGGAGCTCCAGCAGACACGCATCCGCCTGGAGTCCACgtcagctcagctcagccagCTGCAGAAGCAG CTGGCAGCCCGTGAGGCAAAGATAAGGGACCTGGAGGACGCTCTGTCCAGGGAGCGGGACACCACGCGCCGCCTGCTGggtgagaaggaaaaagaaatggCAGAGATGCGgcagcagatgcagcagcagctggatgagTATCAGGAGCTGCTTGATGTCAAGCTGGCCCTGGACATGGAGATAAATGCGtacaggaagctgctggagggggaggaggagag GCTGCGCCTGTCCCCCAGCCCGCCTCCCATCAGAGTGACAGGAAGTCGCACCTCTACTCGATCGCTCCACTGCAGTGCTCAGAGCTCGCCCGCTAAGAGACGCCGTCCCAACGACACTGACAGCGAGGCCTCTAGCTTCGCGGGTGGAGCTGTGGCCCGCACTCGCATCACCCAGCAGGCCTCAGCCAGCGGGCGCGTCACCGTGGATGAGGTGGACCTGGACGGGAAATACGTTAGACTCAGCAACAAAGCAGACGAG GATCAGAATCTGGGGAACTGGCAGGTGAAGCGGCAGGTGGGCTCCGGCGTTCCAATCAGCTTCAAGTTCCCGGCTAAATTCACCCTGAAGGCCGGGCAGAGAGTGACG ATATGGGCCTCTAATGCTGGAGGAACCCACAGTCCTCCATCTGACCTGGTGTGGAAGACTCAGCCCACATGGGGCACTGGAGATCTGTTCCAGACCACCCTGATCAATGCCAGTGGAGAG GAGATGGCGATGAGGAAGGTCACACGCACACAGttggaagaagaagatgatgacatG CAGGTGGCTCACAGCACCTGTGGGGACAGCGAGTACAACCTGCGCAGCCGGACGGTGGTGTGTGGCTCCTGCGGACTTCCCTCAGACAAATCTGGCAGCTGCTCCGTGTCCTCGGCTTCTCGCTCCTTCCGCAGCGGAGGCATCTCTGAAGGTTTACTGCCGCACTCCTACATGTTCAGCGCCAGCACACCTCGCAAG ACTGGAGCCAGACTGGAGAACTGTCCAATCATGTGA